A genomic segment from Nicotiana tabacum cultivar K326 chromosome 7, ASM71507v2, whole genome shotgun sequence encodes:
- the LOC142182564 gene encoding F-box/FBD/LRR-repeat protein At1g13570-like, with protein MMPPNSKKQSLPPNVLGNLPENVIDDILLRLPLRDAVRTCILSKNWRYKWCKLPRLKLDQTLWETTNDLIPPTVKITDIIYQLLTLHVGHISKFILSIFDLINCPKIDNLIYFLSRNGIQHLVLQFPIGNPYKLPSSFFTCLQLRHVTLHRCILRTPPVFKGFHRLLSLELSQVTICTEFLGRFISRCPLLEHLLLEYVDNANNIEVNAPKLRSFVFTGNLHFLHLKCVPLLAKVSHESTASLLKAGKNDFVNFFNSIPALEHLHWNYNSFRFMVTGPGEVPTRLPSALNCLKHLYLSEICLEERVELLCALCLIRSSPNLEELEIKGPFDLIGKLLAPVLWSAVDEIPASFSDVTYTHLRAVKIKGVAGAWGEMQLIKVLLAKSPVLVRMVIEPDVVGDQSLKVLAKITKFQRASPKAEVVYNVDAYPGYNLA; from the exons ATGATGCCTCCTAATAGCAAAAAGCAAAGTTTACCTCCCAATGTACTTGGCAACCTTCCTGAGAATGTAATCGATGACATTCTTTTGCGTTTGCCTTTACGAGATGCTGTGAGGACATGCATCTTATCGAAGAATTGGAGATATAAGTGGTGCAAACTTCCACGGCTGAAACTTGATCAAACACTTTGGGAAACAACAAATGACTTAATACCCCCTACTGTTAAAATTACTGACATTATCTATCAGCTTTTGACCCTTCATGTAGGACATATTTCTAAGTTTATCCTCTCCATCTTTGATCTTATCAACTGTCCTAAGATTGACAACTTGATATATTTCCTCTCTCGGAATGGCATTCAACATCTTGTTCTTCAATTCCCGATAGGTAACCCATACAAATTGCCTTCCTCGTTTTTCACATGTTTGCAGTTGAGGCATGTGACTCTCCATCGATGTATACTACGTACTCCACCAGTCTTTAAGGGATTTCATAGGTTACTTAGCCTAGAACTAAGTCAAGTCACAATTTGTACTGAATTTCTTGGACGTTTTATCTCCCGTTGCCCGTTGCTTGAACATTTGCTGCTGGAATACGTAGATAATGCAAACAACATTGAGGTTAATGCTCCCAAGCTGAGATCATTTGTCTTCACAGGCAATTTACATTTCCTACATCTAAAATGTGTCCCTCTTCTGGCAAAAGTTTCACATGAGTCTACAGCATCCCTTTTAAAAGCGGGAAAAAATgattttgtcaatttttttaacTCTATTCCTGCACTCGAGCATCTCCACTGGAATTACAATAGTTTCCGG TTCATGGTTACAGGACCAGGTGAAGTACCAACAAGGCTTCCCTCAGCTCTCAACTGCCTTAAACATCTTTACCTATCTGAAATTTGCCTGGAAGAACGAGTCGAGCTTTTATGTGCTCTTTGCTTGATTAGAAGCTCCCCGAATTTAGAGGAACTCGAAATTAAG GGGCCTTTTGATCTTATTGGAAAATTACTTGCTCCTGTGCTCTGGAGCGCTGTTGATGAAATTCCTGCAAGCTTCTCAGATGTCACGTATACTCACCTGAGGGCAGTTAAGATTAAAGGTGTAGCAGGAGCATGGGGTGAAATGCAGCTTATCAAGGTTTTATTGGCCAAGTCTCCGGTGCTGGTGAGAATGGTAATTGAGCCCGATGTAGTAGGAGATCAATCTCTCAAAGTACTTGCGAAGATAACCAAATTTCAGCGGGCATCACCTAAAGCGGAAGTGGTATATAACGTGGATGCTTATCCCGGTTACAATCTCGCTTGA